Proteins encoded in a region of the Zea mays cultivar B73 chromosome 4, Zm-B73-REFERENCE-NAM-5.0, whole genome shotgun sequence genome:
- the LOC103655501 gene encoding probable isoprenylcysteine alpha-carbonyl methylesterase ICME gives MIVFYSVLFIQYCSVLIALLIYAVLLMPSFIKVGYYYFFSRHVIRSVIYGEQPRNRLDLYIPKDNSKSSSVVAFVTGGAWIIGYKAWGALLGRRLAERGIIVACIDYRNFPQGTISDMVSDASEVISFICNNVVSFGGDPNKIYLMGQSAGAHIVACALLEQAIKESKGENTYWNVAQIKAYFGLSGGYNIQNLVDHFHQCGLYCSIFLSIMEGEESLPHYSPERLVTEENLATLFINCGQVTQADLKLFFESICGEIDLETNKIMDFIKFDVGNVVMVTGGRNTGRVGVIKNREKHKGSFETIHEQWVLLGCLLEEEQFVSVESVARNRHEQVYFEW, from the exons ATGATAGT CTTCTATAGTGTGCTATTTATTCAATATTGTAGTGTGCTTATTGCACTCCTTATTTATGCAGTTCTACTCATGCCTAGTTTCATAAAAG TTGGGTACTACTATTTCTTTTCAAGACATGTTATTAGAAGTGTAATCTATGGAGAACAACCAAGAAATAG GTTGGATTTGTACATACCCAAAGATAATAGCAAATCAAGTTCAGTAGTGGCATTCGTAACTGGTGGAGCTTGGATCATTGG TTACAAGGCTTGGGGTGCTCTCCTTGGAAGGCGGTTAGCAGAGAGAGGAATTATAGTAGCTTGTATTGATTACAG AAATTTCCCTCAAGGAACAATAAGCGACATGGTCAGTGATGCTTCTGAGGTGATATCATTCATTTGTAACAATGTTGTTAGCTTTGGAGGGGATCCTAATAA AATCTACTTGATGGGTCAATCAGCAGGAGCACATATCGTGGCCTGCGCTCTCTTAGAGCAAGCAATTAAGGAATCTAAGGGAGAGAATACCTATTGGAATGTGGCTCAAATAAAAGCATATTTTGGTTTATCTGGAGG ATACAATATCCAAAATTTGGTCGATCACTTTCATCAGTGTGGTCTTTATTGTTCAATATTTCTCAG CATAATGGAGGGAGAGGAATCACTGCCACATTACTCACCTGAAAGGTTG GTTACTGAAGAAAACCTCGCAACACTATTTATAAATTGCGGACAG GTCACTCAAGCAGATCTAAAGTTATTCTTTGAGTCCATATGTGGTGAG ATCGATCTGGAGACCAACAAGATCATGGACTTCATCAAGTTTGATGTCGGCAACGTGGTCATGGTGACCGGTGGGAGGAACACCGGGCGTGTAGGAGTGATCAAGAACAGGGAGAAGCACAAGGGTAGCTTCGAGACCATCCAT GAGCAATGGGTCCTGCTGGGGTGCTTGCTTGAGGAGGAGCAGTTTGTGTCTGTTGAGTCTGTTGCCCGGAACCGCCACGAGCAGGTGTACTTTGAGTGGTAG